A single Mixta calida DNA region contains:
- a CDS encoding phage integrase codes for MAIRKLPEGGWLSELYPNGAKGKRIRKKFATKGEALAYEQHAVQLPWNEEQTDRRTLKDLITSWYSAHGITLKDGEKRQLAMLHAFECMGEPLAVDFDAQMFSRYRERRLKGDFARSSRVKEVSPRTLNLELAYFRAVFNELGRLGEWKGENPLRHIRPFRTEESEMAWLTHSQIAHLLAECRNSDQADLETVVKICLATGARWSEAEGLKKSQISKYKITYIKTKGRKNRTVPITESIYRIIPENKTGRLFADCYGAFRSALERTGIELPAGQLTHVLRHTFASHFMMNGGNLLVLQRVLGHTDIKMTMRYAHFAPDHLEEAAKLNPLAQSGDEMAIEMANVGN; via the coding sequence ATGGCAATTCGCAAACTTCCAGAGGGGGGCTGGCTTAGTGAGCTATACCCTAACGGTGCGAAAGGAAAACGCATCCGCAAAAAGTTTGCGACAAAAGGCGAGGCTTTAGCTTATGAGCAGCATGCAGTTCAGTTACCGTGGAACGAGGAGCAAACAGACCGGCGTACATTAAAAGATTTGATTACGTCTTGGTATAGCGCTCATGGCATCACTCTCAAAGATGGGGAAAAGCGCCAGCTCGCAATGCTTCATGCTTTCGAATGTATGGGGGAACCACTTGCTGTTGATTTTGATGCGCAGATGTTTTCCCGATATAGAGAGCGTCGATTGAAAGGAGATTTTGCTCGTTCAAGTCGCGTGAAAGAAGTCTCCCCCCGCACGTTAAACCTAGAGCTGGCCTACTTTCGCGCTGTATTTAACGAACTTGGTCGGCTTGGTGAGTGGAAAGGCGAGAATCCATTAAGGCACATCCGCCCGTTCCGAACTGAAGAAAGTGAAATGGCCTGGCTAACTCATTCTCAGATAGCTCACCTGCTAGCTGAATGTCGGAATAGCGATCAGGCAGATTTGGAAACGGTAGTTAAGATTTGCCTTGCTACAGGTGCAAGATGGTCAGAAGCCGAGGGGCTGAAAAAAAGTCAGATTTCTAAATACAAAATTACCTATATAAAAACTAAAGGCCGCAAAAACCGAACAGTCCCCATCACAGAATCAATTTATAGGATCATTCCTGAAAATAAAACTGGCAGACTTTTCGCTGATTGTTATGGGGCTTTTCGATCTGCACTCGAAAGAACAGGAATTGAATTACCAGCCGGTCAACTTACCCACGTGCTGCGACATACGTTTGCAAGTCACTTTATGATGAACGGGGGAAACCTTTTAGTTTTGCAGCGGGTATTAGGCCATACAGACATAAAAATGACTATGCGATATGCTCACTTTGCGCCCGATCATCTAGAAGAGGCAGCGAAGCTAAATCCTTTAGCCCAAAGTGGCGATGAAATGGCGATAGAAATGGCTAATGTTGGCAACTGA